Genomic segment of Candidatus Krumholzibacteriia bacterium:
AAGCATCTGCTCCAGCCCGAGCTCACCGTGGAAGATGTTGCCTTCCGTGAGTCCGTACTCCTGCTCGAGATCCCAGGGCGTGAGCACGTGGCGGTGCAAAATGGCGTCAGGGAGCGAGGGGCAGTACTCGGCCAGGGTTTGGATCACGGTGTCGGCGAAGGCCTCGCGCTGGGCGGGCCAACTCTCCGGCCCTTCCGCCAACCAATACGGCGCGTACTGCACGAAGATGGACATGACGTGCTTGCCCGGCGGCGCCACCGTGGGGTCGGCGAGTGAAGGGAAGACGATGTTGAGGAACGGCCGGCGCGAGAAGGCACCGTACTTGGCGTCGTCGTAGGCCCGTTCGAGATAAGCGATGTTGGGGGCGATGGAGACGTCGCCCATCAGATGCGCACCGGCGCCCGGCCGGCAGGTGAAATCGGGGAAGCGGTCGAGCGCCAAGTTCACCTTCCCCGAGCTGCCGCGCAGCTTGTAGCGTCGGATCCCGGCGAGGAAGTCCGGCTCGAGATGCTCGGCGCCCACCAGCTTGAGGAAGGTGCGACGCGGATCCAGGGCGCTGATCACGGCGCGCGCCGCGATCTCGTCGCCATTCTCCAGGACGACGCCGCTGGCCCGCCCGTCGCGCACGCGGAAGCGCGCCACCGGAGAGTGGGTGAGGATCTCGGCGCCGTGGGCCTGGGCCGCTCCGGCGAGCGCCAGGCTGATCCGCCCCATGCCGCCCTTCACGAACCCCCAGGCGCGGTAGGAGCCGTCGATCTCCCCCATATAATGATGCAGGAGCACGTAGGCCGTCCCCGGGGAGCGCACGCCGAGGAAGGTGCCGATGATGCCGCTCGCCGACATGGGCGTCTTGAGGTGCTCGCTCTCGAAGAAGAGATCGAGGAAGTCCACCGCGCTCATGGTGGTGAGACGGATGGCGAGCTCGCGCAGGTCGCGATCGAGATTGCGGACCGACAGGCCGAGACGCCGCATGGCGCCGAGCTCCCGCGGCGACAGCGAGGTCGGGTCCGGCGCGGGGTTGTCGATGGTGGGCTTGATGAAGTGCGCCAACCGGCTCATGGCGAGACCGAACTCAGGATAGACATCGGCGTCGCGGGCACTGAAAGCGGCGATTTCGAGCCGGGTGCGCTGCGGGTCGCTCCAGCGCGCGAGCGAGCGCCCATCCGGGAAGGGCGTGAAGGTGGATTCGAGCGGCAGGATCTCCAGTCCAAAGCGCGGCAGGTCGAGCTCGCGCACCACTTGCGGCCGCAGCAAGCTCACGATGTACGAGCAGGCCGAAAAGGTGAAGCCCGGAACGATCTGTTCGCTGACACAGGCGCCACCCACCAGGTGGCGCCGCTCGAGGACGAGAACGCTCTTTCCCGCCTTGGCCAGGTACGCAGCGCAGGCGAGACCGTTGTGGCCGCCGCCGACGACGATGGCGTCGTAGGAGGAGCGCGCCGGCTTGGCGGGCGCGGACCCGGCGCTGCGCTCGGCTTGGGCGAGGTCTGTCGATCGGGTCTTCGCGCTCACGCCTTCTTCCTCTCCGGATCGAAGAAGGGGAGAGCCGTCACCGTGGCGCCCACCTTGCGCCTCTGGAACTCGACGGTGACCTCGATGTCGAGACGGGTGCCGGGAGCACTGGCGGCGCGCCGCACCGTGGCGAGCGCCAGGTTCTTCTTCAGGAGCGGCGACCAGGCGCCGCTCGTCGCGTAACCCACCTGTCGGCCGCGCCCCTCGTAGACCGGCACCGGCGTGCGCCAAGCGCCGGCGGGAAGTCGCGGCGGCAGGCCGTACTCGGCGTGCAGCGCCTCGTATTCCTCCCAGTCGTAGACGAGGCCGACGAAGGCCCAGGTCGCTCCCGCGACCACTTCGGCTCGCAGCGCTGCCTGGCCGACGAAGGGCTCGCGTTCCAGCTTCACCGTCCAGCCGAGGCCGATCTCTTGCGGCGTCGACTTGCGTGCTTCGAGGAGACACATGTGGGCGCTGAAGTAGTCGACGCCGTTCATGACGAAGCCCGCTTCGATGCGGCAAACGTCGAGCGCATCGAGACCGACCGGGAGCAGGTGGAGATCCCGGCCAGCCGCCAAGACGGCATCCCACACCGGAAGTGCGTGCTCGGCAGGCACCCAGAGCTCGTAGCCCAGGTCGCCGGTGTAGCCGGTGCGCGAGATCCAGCCCTGGACGTTGCCGAGGCGCGCGGGGGCGATGCCGAAGTAGCGCATCTTGGCGAGATCGACGTCGCTCATCTGCGAGAGAATGTCGCGGGCGAGGGGGCCCTGCAGCGCCAGCGTGCCGAGCTGGCGCGAGCTGTCTTCGATCGCCACCTCGAAGCCTCGCGCGTGGCGGAGCAACCAGGCGAGGGCGGGTTCCGCCGCGGTGACGCGGAAGCGATCCTCGTCGAGACGCGCCACGGTGCCATCGTCCACTACCTTGCCGCCGTCGTCGCACCAACAGAGGTAGGTCATGCGCCCGACGGCGAGCTTGCTGATGTCGCGCACGGTGACCCAGGAGAGGAACGCCGCCGCGTCACGGCCCTGCACCTCGTACTTGTAGAGAGGCGTCACGTCCAGCAAGCCGGCGCCGTGACGGATCGCCTGATACTCCGGGTCGAGCACGGTGTCATAGGAGCGCACGGCGTAGTAGCCGGCCCACTCCTTCCAGAGAAGGCTCGTGCACTGCGCCGAGGTCCGCGGGTGGAACGGGCTCGGGATGGGCATGGAGTGCTCCGCCCAGAGGGTGTGCGTGCGCGGCCCGAGATGGCGCCGCGCCCACGACCCAGAGCGGCCGCGGTGCGGGCCCCGCGCTCTTCTAGCACAATCACTGCACCAGCAGAAGGAGGGCCTGGGTCGGATCGCCCCGTGGCTGGTGCGTGACGGAGTTCATTCCTTGTCTGATGTTGCGATCGGAGTAGGGCGCAGTAAGCCCATCGGGCCTATCGAGTCGGCGCTGGGGTGGAATGCATCGCCGATAGGTAAAAGGGTCGAGCGAGCGAAACATGTCGAGGCCCCGGTCAGGCGGGGCGCGATGCACCTCTGCCTGCCGGGGCCCTGTTGGTAGCGGGGGCAGGATTCGAACCTGCGACCTTTGGGTTATGAGCCCAACGAGCTACCAGCTGCTCCACCCCGCATCAAGATCGCGCTCACCATAAAGGCCGTGCCGATGGGTGTCAAGGCCATGGCAGGTGAACCCCTTGAAAGAAAAAGTGCTTGGCCTGACGGGCAGGATCCGAGGCGCGAGGTCAGGGGACTTCCTCGAGGTCTTGCCGGCTCGCCATGCGGGCTTTTCCCGCTGCCTGGCGACGCAAGGAAGGTACGTGGCGAGGACACGGAGATGAGCAGCAGCCGCTACGTTCCATGCAACCGTGTCAGGAGCGGCGAGCAGTTGTCGCTGCACGGTTTGCGCAGTGGAAACGGCTGCATACGTATGTTGCCTGTTCCTCGGGTCAATTCCTGGCTTGATCCGATCGCGCCGCAGCCGTAGATTGCCCGAAGCTCGCGGCGACCCGAGCGCCGGCCGCGACCAGGCCCACGAGGTGCGAGATTCTGCTCCACGGAGGGTGGCGGAATCGGGCGCCTTGGGGGAGATTCAGAATGGCGAGGTGAGCCAGCCACTCGCCTCATCGGGGGGAGTCAACGGTGCGCTTCGATTCGAACAACTCACCCGCGGGCAACTCCACCACACGTCCGCGTCCGCTGGACATCTACCTCGGTTTCGAAATCGTCCGCGACCGCGAAGATCGTTTCATCGCCATCCCACAAGGCTGGGCAGGTGCGCATGCTCCCGAGCTCGAGGCCCGGGACCTGCCCACGCTCCGCAAGCTGATCTGGGATTGGTGGTTCAACCTGCCGGACTGAGCGGCAGATTCGGCGAGACGTCGTCAGCGCCGAGTGCCGCGCTGCACGACCTTGCTCCCCCCGGCGCCTTGCCTCGCTGGACGCGGCGGTGCCTTCTCGACCTCCGCTTGCAGGGCCGCCTGGGCTTTCTCCACCCGCTGCGCTTCCTTCTCGCTGACCGCGACGATGCGGACGAGCTTCTCGCCGGGATAGATCATCCCGTATTCCTCGCGTGCGATCCGCTCGATGGTGGCGCGGTCTTTCTTGCGGCGCCCCGCCTCTTCTTGCAGCCACTTCTGCCGCGCCGCGAGCGCGGTCACTTGCCTCTCCAGACGGTGGATACGGAAGCGGCGCCAGAGGATGGAAGCCAGGCCGCCATCGGCGAAGAGGAAACCGAAGCCGAGGAGGGCGACGATGGCGCCGGTGACCCAGCGCCGGCGCCGGCGGCGATGGGCGGTGCGCGCCGCGTGCCGGCGCAGGAAGCGCGGCGGCGTCCAGGCCAGCGGATCGACGGGTTCGCGCTCGATCGCGTCCAGATCCATCGGTTCGGACATCCGCGTCACCTCACCACAACCCATCCACCCGGGCGCCGAACCTAGCTTCGACTCCAGGTGCTGTCAATGCGAGGGGATTGCGCCTGGCGCGCCAAGACGGGCGCCATGGTGGACCGCGCCCTAGGACGAGCGCCGCCGACCCCGCGCCAGGGCGGCGAGGCCCGGATAGCGCGCCGACTCGCCCAGCTCCTCTTCGATGCGGAGCAGTTCGTTGTACTTGGCAGTGCGGTCGGTGCGCGACAGGGATCCGGTCTTGATCTGCCCGGCGTTGGTGGCCACCGCGAGGTGCGCGATGGTGGTGTCTTCGGTTTCGCCGGAGCGGTGGGAAACGACGTTGGTGTAGCCGGCGCTGCGGGCCATTTCGATGGCGTCGAGGGTTTCCGACAGCGTCCCGATCTGGTTCAGCTTGACGAGGAGCGAGTTGGCGATGCCGGCGTCGATGCCGCGCTGCAGCCGCTCGATGTTGGTGACGAAGAGATCGTCCCCCACCAGCTGCAGGCGATCCCCGAGCGCCACCGTCAACTCGCGCCAACCGTCCCAGTCGTCCTCGGCCAGGCCGTCCTCGAGAGAGACGATGGGGAAGCGTCCGCAGAGATCGGTCCAGAAGGCGACCATGGCGCTGGCGTCGAGCTCCTTCTTCGCCTCCGCCTTCAAGGTGTAGACGCCCTTGGCGAAGAACTCGCTGGCCGCGGCGTCCAGCGCCAGGGCGATGTCCTCACCGGCCCGATAGCCGGCGCGCTCGATGGCCACGAGCATGATCTCCAGGGCTTCGGTGTTGCTGCGCAGGTTCGGGGCGAAACCGCCTTCGTCTCCGACCGCGGTCGCCAGTCCTTTCTCCTGCAGCACCTTTCTCAGATGGTGGAAGGTTTCGGCCCCCCAGCGCAGCGCCTGGGCGAAGTCGCCGGCCCCGACAGGGACGAGCATGAACTCCTGGATGTCGAGGTTGTTGTCCGCGTGCCGGCCGCCGTTCAACACGTTCATGAGAGGCACCGGAAGAGTGCGGGCGTTGGTGCCGCCGATGTAGCTGTAGAGGGAGAGGGAGGACTCGGCGGCGGCGGCCCGAGCGACGGCGAGGGACACGCCCAGAATGGCATTGGCACCCAGCCGGCCCTTGTTGGTGGTGCCGTCCAGCTCGCTCAGGCGCAGGTCGATGGCCACCTGATCGGTGACGTCCATGTCCAGGATCTCCGGGGCGAGCTCGTCGTTGACGTGGCCGACCGCT
This window contains:
- a CDS encoding NAD(P)/FAD-dependent oxidoreductase, with the protein product MSAKTRSTDLAQAERSAGSAPAKPARSSYDAIVVGGGHNGLACAAYLAKAGKSVLVLERRHLVGGACVSEQIVPGFTFSACSYIVSLLRPQVVRELDLPRFGLEILPLESTFTPFPDGRSLARWSDPQRTRLEIAAFSARDADVYPEFGLAMSRLAHFIKPTIDNPAPDPTSLSPRELGAMRRLGLSVRNLDRDLRELAIRLTTMSAVDFLDLFFESEHLKTPMSASGIIGTFLGVRSPGTAYVLLHHYMGEIDGSYRAWGFVKGGMGRISLALAGAAQAHGAEILTHSPVARFRVRDGRASGVVLENGDEIAARAVISALDPRRTFLKLVGAEHLEPDFLAGIRRYKLRGSSGKVNLALDRFPDFTCRPGAGAHLMGDVSIAPNIAYLERAYDDAKYGAFSRRPFLNIVFPSLADPTVAPPGKHVMSIFVQYAPYWLAEGPESWPAQREAFADTVIQTLAEYCPSLPDAILHRHVLTPWDLEQEYGLTEGNIFHGELGLEQMLFLRPVPGWSRYRTPLRQLWMCAAGTHPGGGVMGASGELAAKTLLRSGGV
- a CDS encoding septum formation initiator family protein, yielding MSEPMDLDAIEREPVDPLAWTPPRFLRRHAARTAHRRRRRRWVTGAIVALLGFGFLFADGGLASILWRRFRIHRLERQVTALAARQKWLQEEAGRRKKDRATIERIAREEYGMIYPGEKLVRIVAVSEKEAQRVEKAQAALQAEVEKAPPRPARQGAGGSKVVQRGTRR
- a CDS encoding aminomethyltransferase family protein; this encodes MPIPSPFHPRTSAQCTSLLWKEWAGYYAVRSYDTVLDPEYQAIRHGAGLLDVTPLYKYEVQGRDAAAFLSWVTVRDISKLAVGRMTYLCWCDDGGKVVDDGTVARLDEDRFRVTAAEPALAWLLRHARGFEVAIEDSSRQLGTLALQGPLARDILSQMSDVDLAKMRYFGIAPARLGNVQGWISRTGYTGDLGYELWVPAEHALPVWDAVLAAGRDLHLLPVGLDALDVCRIEAGFVMNGVDYFSAHMCLLEARKSTPQEIGLGWTVKLEREPFVGQAALRAEVVAGATWAFVGLVYDWEEYEALHAEYGLPPRLPAGAWRTPVPVYEGRGRQVGYATSGAWSPLLKKNLALATVRRAASAPGTRLDIEVTVEFQRRKVGATVTALPFFDPERKKA
- the eno gene encoding phosphopyruvate hydratase, with the protein product MSTIEFVHAREILDSRGFPTLEVEVHTTEGAHGRASVPSGASTGEHEAVELRDGDSSRYLGKGVLKAVGHVNDELAPEILDMDVTDQVAIDLRLSELDGTTNKGRLGANAILGVSLAVARAAAAESSLSLYSYIGGTNARTLPVPLMNVLNGGRHADNNLDIQEFMLVPVGAGDFAQALRWGAETFHHLRKVLQEKGLATAVGDEGGFAPNLRSNTEALEIMLVAIERAGYRAGEDIALALDAAASEFFAKGVYTLKAEAKKELDASAMVAFWTDLCGRFPIVSLEDGLAEDDWDGWRELTVALGDRLQLVGDDLFVTNIERLQRGIDAGIANSLLVKLNQIGTLSETLDAIEMARSAGYTNVVSHRSGETEDTTIAHLAVATNAGQIKTGSLSRTDRTAKYNELLRIEEELGESARYPGLAALARGRRRSS